Proteins from a single region of Bombus pascuorum chromosome 5, iyBomPasc1.1, whole genome shotgun sequence:
- the LOC132907395 gene encoding endophilin-A isoform X1 codes for MAFAGLKKQINKANQYMTEKMGGAEGTKLDVDFMDMERKTDVTYELVEELQMKTKEFLQPNPTARAKMAAVKGISKLSGQAKASTYPQPEGVLGDCMLTYGKKLGEDSIFAQALVEMGEAMKQMADVKYSLDDNIKQNFLEPLHHLQTKDLKEVMHHRKKLQGRRLDFDCKRRRQAKATGKRSASPHFGSPVKSSSPYTGSHVSDDEIRQAEEKFAESLHLAQLGMFNLLENDVEQVAQLATFSEGLLEYHQQCTEILRTLTETLLEKKDEAANKPKMEFIPKTLADLHVDALPTSDAMNGGNFSFHGASRAGSPIHGDGKRSQLELFPAGNPPQSANASPLPSPSKSPARTPITRQPCCTALYDFEAENPGELGFKENDTITLTKKIDENWFEGSLNGRTGYFPVTYVQVVVPLP; via the exons TACATGACAGAGAAGATGGGCGGAGCGGAAGGAACCAAGCTCGACGTCGACTTCATGGATATGGAGAGG AAAACGGATGTCACGTATGAGCTGGTGGAGGAGTTACaaatgaaaacgaaagagTTCCTTCAGCCAAATCCAACTGCAAGAGCGAAGATGGCCGCGGTCAAGGGTATCAGTAAGCTCAGCGGTCAGGCAAAAGCCTCGACTTACCCCCAACCAGAAGGTGTTCTCGGCGATTGCATGCTTACTTATGGAAAGAAATTGGGAGAGGATAGTATTTTCG CTCAGGCTCTGGTTGAAATGGGCGAGGCGATGAAGCAGATGGCGGACGTGAAATATTCTCTGGACGACAACATTAAACAAAACTTCCTGGAGCCTCTACACCATTTACAGACCAAAGACTTGAAAGAAGTAATG CATCACCGGAAAAAGCTTCAGGGACGAAGGCTGGACTTCGATTGCAAGCGGAGACGTCAAGCGAAAG CAACTGGAAAAAGATCAGCCAGTCCTCATTTTGGAAGTCCAGTGAAGTCTTCTTCACCATACACTG GTTCTCACGTTTCAGACGACGAAATTCGTCAAGCAGAAGAGAAATTTGCAGAGAGTCTCCATCTGGCACAATTGGGCATGTTCAACCTTTTGGAAAATGAT GTTGAACAAGTGGCACAGTTGGCAACATTTAGTGAAGGTCTCCTGGAGTACCATCAGCAGTGTACTGAGATTCTAAGAACACTAACAGAGACACTTTTGGAGAA GAAAGACGAGGCAGCGAACAAACcaaaaatggaatttataCCGAAGACATTGGCCGATTTACACGTCGATGCATTACCTACATCGGATGCTATGAACGGTGGGAACTTCTCCTTCCACG GGGCAAGTCGAGCCGGGTCTCCGATTCATGGGGATGGGAAGCGCTCGCAGCTCGAGCTATTTCCAGCCGGAAACCCGCCACAATCTGCCAATG CTTCGCCCTTGCCATCTCCGAGCAAATCGCCAGCCAGGACTCCGATAACAAGACAACCTTGCTGCACAGCTTTGTACGATTTCGAGGCAGAAAATCCTGGAGAACTCGGctttaaa GAAAACGATACGATCACTTTGACCAAGAAGATTGACGAGAACTGGTTCGAGGGTAGCCTGAACGGTCGTACGGGTTATTTCCCAGTAACTTACGTGCAAGTCGTAGTGCCATTACCTTAA
- the LOC132907395 gene encoding endophilin-A isoform X2 encodes MAFAGLKKQINKANQYMTEKMGGAEGTKLDVDFMDMERKTDVTYELVEELQMKTKEFLQPNPTARAKMAAVKGISKLSGQAKASTYPQPEGVLGDCMLTYGKKLGEDSIFAQALVEMGEAMKQMADVKYSLDDNIKQNFLEPLHHLQTKDLKEVMHHRKKLQGRRLDFDCKRRRQAKATGKRSASPHFGSPVKSSSPYTDDEIRQAEEKFAESLHLAQLGMFNLLENDVEQVAQLATFSEGLLEYHQQCTEILRTLTETLLEKKDEAANKPKMEFIPKTLADLHVDALPTSDAMNGGNFSFHGASRAGSPIHGDGKRSQLELFPAGNPPQSANASPLPSPSKSPARTPITRQPCCTALYDFEAENPGELGFKENDTITLTKKIDENWFEGSLNGRTGYFPVTYVQVVVPLP; translated from the exons TACATGACAGAGAAGATGGGCGGAGCGGAAGGAACCAAGCTCGACGTCGACTTCATGGATATGGAGAGG AAAACGGATGTCACGTATGAGCTGGTGGAGGAGTTACaaatgaaaacgaaagagTTCCTTCAGCCAAATCCAACTGCAAGAGCGAAGATGGCCGCGGTCAAGGGTATCAGTAAGCTCAGCGGTCAGGCAAAAGCCTCGACTTACCCCCAACCAGAAGGTGTTCTCGGCGATTGCATGCTTACTTATGGAAAGAAATTGGGAGAGGATAGTATTTTCG CTCAGGCTCTGGTTGAAATGGGCGAGGCGATGAAGCAGATGGCGGACGTGAAATATTCTCTGGACGACAACATTAAACAAAACTTCCTGGAGCCTCTACACCATTTACAGACCAAAGACTTGAAAGAAGTAATG CATCACCGGAAAAAGCTTCAGGGACGAAGGCTGGACTTCGATTGCAAGCGGAGACGTCAAGCGAAAG CAACTGGAAAAAGATCAGCCAGTCCTCATTTTGGAAGTCCAGTGAAGTCTTCTTCACCATACACTG ACGACGAAATTCGTCAAGCAGAAGAGAAATTTGCAGAGAGTCTCCATCTGGCACAATTGGGCATGTTCAACCTTTTGGAAAATGAT GTTGAACAAGTGGCACAGTTGGCAACATTTAGTGAAGGTCTCCTGGAGTACCATCAGCAGTGTACTGAGATTCTAAGAACACTAACAGAGACACTTTTGGAGAA GAAAGACGAGGCAGCGAACAAACcaaaaatggaatttataCCGAAGACATTGGCCGATTTACACGTCGATGCATTACCTACATCGGATGCTATGAACGGTGGGAACTTCTCCTTCCACG GGGCAAGTCGAGCCGGGTCTCCGATTCATGGGGATGGGAAGCGCTCGCAGCTCGAGCTATTTCCAGCCGGAAACCCGCCACAATCTGCCAATG CTTCGCCCTTGCCATCTCCGAGCAAATCGCCAGCCAGGACTCCGATAACAAGACAACCTTGCTGCACAGCTTTGTACGATTTCGAGGCAGAAAATCCTGGAGAACTCGGctttaaa GAAAACGATACGATCACTTTGACCAAGAAGATTGACGAGAACTGGTTCGAGGGTAGCCTGAACGGTCGTACGGGTTATTTCCCAGTAACTTACGTGCAAGTCGTAGTGCCATTACCTTAA
- the LOC132907395 gene encoding endophilin-A isoform X8 yields the protein MAFAGLKKQINKANQYMTEKMGGAEGTKLDVDFMDMERKTDVTYELVEELQMKTKEFLQPNPTARAKMAAVKGISKLSGQAKASTYPQPEGVLGDCMLTYGKKLGEDSIFAQALVEMGEAMKQMADVKYSLDDNIKQNFLEPLHHLQTKDLKEVMHHRKKLQGRRLDFDCKRRRQAKATGKRSASPHFGSPVKSSSPYTGSHVSDDEIRQAEEKFAESLHLAQLGMFNLLENDVEQVAQLATFSEGLLEYHQQCTEILRTLTETLLEKKDEAANKPKMEFIPKTLADLHVDALPTSDAMNASPLPSPSKSPARTPITRQPCCTALYDFEAENPGELGFKENDTITLTKKIDENWFEGSLNGRTGYFPVTYVQVVVPLP from the exons TACATGACAGAGAAGATGGGCGGAGCGGAAGGAACCAAGCTCGACGTCGACTTCATGGATATGGAGAGG AAAACGGATGTCACGTATGAGCTGGTGGAGGAGTTACaaatgaaaacgaaagagTTCCTTCAGCCAAATCCAACTGCAAGAGCGAAGATGGCCGCGGTCAAGGGTATCAGTAAGCTCAGCGGTCAGGCAAAAGCCTCGACTTACCCCCAACCAGAAGGTGTTCTCGGCGATTGCATGCTTACTTATGGAAAGAAATTGGGAGAGGATAGTATTTTCG CTCAGGCTCTGGTTGAAATGGGCGAGGCGATGAAGCAGATGGCGGACGTGAAATATTCTCTGGACGACAACATTAAACAAAACTTCCTGGAGCCTCTACACCATTTACAGACCAAAGACTTGAAAGAAGTAATG CATCACCGGAAAAAGCTTCAGGGACGAAGGCTGGACTTCGATTGCAAGCGGAGACGTCAAGCGAAAG CAACTGGAAAAAGATCAGCCAGTCCTCATTTTGGAAGTCCAGTGAAGTCTTCTTCACCATACACTG GTTCTCACGTTTCAGACGACGAAATTCGTCAAGCAGAAGAGAAATTTGCAGAGAGTCTCCATCTGGCACAATTGGGCATGTTCAACCTTTTGGAAAATGAT GTTGAACAAGTGGCACAGTTGGCAACATTTAGTGAAGGTCTCCTGGAGTACCATCAGCAGTGTACTGAGATTCTAAGAACACTAACAGAGACACTTTTGGAGAA GAAAGACGAGGCAGCGAACAAACcaaaaatggaatttataCCGAAGACATTGGCCGATTTACACGTCGATGCATTACCTACATCGGATGCTATGAACG CTTCGCCCTTGCCATCTCCGAGCAAATCGCCAGCCAGGACTCCGATAACAAGACAACCTTGCTGCACAGCTTTGTACGATTTCGAGGCAGAAAATCCTGGAGAACTCGGctttaaa GAAAACGATACGATCACTTTGACCAAGAAGATTGACGAGAACTGGTTCGAGGGTAGCCTGAACGGTCGTACGGGTTATTTCCCAGTAACTTACGTGCAAGTCGTAGTGCCATTACCTTAA
- the LOC132907395 gene encoding endophilin-A isoform X3 — protein sequence MAFAGLKKQINKANQYMTEKMGGAEGTKLDVDFMDMERKTDVTYELVEELQMKTKEFLQPNPTARAKMAAVKGISKLSGQAKASTYPQPEGVLGDCMLTYGKKLGEDSIFAQALVEMGEAMKQMADVKYSLDDNIKQNFLEPLHHLQTKDLKEVMHHRKKLQGRRLDFDCKRRRQAKATGKRSASPHFGSPVKSSSPYTGSHVSDDEIRQAEEKFAESLHLAQLGMFNLLENDVEQVAQLATFSEGLLEYHQQCTEILRTLTETLLEKKDEAANKPKMEFIPKTLADLHVDALPTSDAMNGASRAGSPIHGDGKRSQLELFPAGNPPQSANASPLPSPSKSPARTPITRQPCCTALYDFEAENPGELGFKENDTITLTKKIDENWFEGSLNGRTGYFPVTYVQVVVPLP from the exons TACATGACAGAGAAGATGGGCGGAGCGGAAGGAACCAAGCTCGACGTCGACTTCATGGATATGGAGAGG AAAACGGATGTCACGTATGAGCTGGTGGAGGAGTTACaaatgaaaacgaaagagTTCCTTCAGCCAAATCCAACTGCAAGAGCGAAGATGGCCGCGGTCAAGGGTATCAGTAAGCTCAGCGGTCAGGCAAAAGCCTCGACTTACCCCCAACCAGAAGGTGTTCTCGGCGATTGCATGCTTACTTATGGAAAGAAATTGGGAGAGGATAGTATTTTCG CTCAGGCTCTGGTTGAAATGGGCGAGGCGATGAAGCAGATGGCGGACGTGAAATATTCTCTGGACGACAACATTAAACAAAACTTCCTGGAGCCTCTACACCATTTACAGACCAAAGACTTGAAAGAAGTAATG CATCACCGGAAAAAGCTTCAGGGACGAAGGCTGGACTTCGATTGCAAGCGGAGACGTCAAGCGAAAG CAACTGGAAAAAGATCAGCCAGTCCTCATTTTGGAAGTCCAGTGAAGTCTTCTTCACCATACACTG GTTCTCACGTTTCAGACGACGAAATTCGTCAAGCAGAAGAGAAATTTGCAGAGAGTCTCCATCTGGCACAATTGGGCATGTTCAACCTTTTGGAAAATGAT GTTGAACAAGTGGCACAGTTGGCAACATTTAGTGAAGGTCTCCTGGAGTACCATCAGCAGTGTACTGAGATTCTAAGAACACTAACAGAGACACTTTTGGAGAA GAAAGACGAGGCAGCGAACAAACcaaaaatggaatttataCCGAAGACATTGGCCGATTTACACGTCGATGCATTACCTACATCGGATGCTATGAACG GGGCAAGTCGAGCCGGGTCTCCGATTCATGGGGATGGGAAGCGCTCGCAGCTCGAGCTATTTCCAGCCGGAAACCCGCCACAATCTGCCAATG CTTCGCCCTTGCCATCTCCGAGCAAATCGCCAGCCAGGACTCCGATAACAAGACAACCTTGCTGCACAGCTTTGTACGATTTCGAGGCAGAAAATCCTGGAGAACTCGGctttaaa GAAAACGATACGATCACTTTGACCAAGAAGATTGACGAGAACTGGTTCGAGGGTAGCCTGAACGGTCGTACGGGTTATTTCCCAGTAACTTACGTGCAAGTCGTAGTGCCATTACCTTAA
- the LOC132907395 gene encoding endophilin-A isoform X5, whose product MAFAGLKKQINKANQYMTEKMGGAEGTKLDVDFMDMERKTDVTYELVEELQMKTKEFLQPNPTARAKMAAVKGISKLSGQAKASTYPQPEGVLGDCMLTYGKKLGEDSIFAQALVEMGEAMKQMADVKYSLDDNIKQNFLEPLHHLQTKDLKEVMHHRKKLQGRRLDFDCKRRRQAKDDEIRQAEEKFAESLHLAQLGMFNLLENDVEQVAQLATFSEGLLEYHQQCTEILRTLTETLLEKKDEAANKPKMEFIPKTLADLHVDALPTSDAMNGGNFSFHGASRAGSPIHGDGKRSQLELFPAGNPPQSANASPLPSPSKSPARTPITRQPCCTALYDFEAENPGELGFKENDTITLTKKIDENWFEGSLNGRTGYFPVTYVQVVVPLP is encoded by the exons TACATGACAGAGAAGATGGGCGGAGCGGAAGGAACCAAGCTCGACGTCGACTTCATGGATATGGAGAGG AAAACGGATGTCACGTATGAGCTGGTGGAGGAGTTACaaatgaaaacgaaagagTTCCTTCAGCCAAATCCAACTGCAAGAGCGAAGATGGCCGCGGTCAAGGGTATCAGTAAGCTCAGCGGTCAGGCAAAAGCCTCGACTTACCCCCAACCAGAAGGTGTTCTCGGCGATTGCATGCTTACTTATGGAAAGAAATTGGGAGAGGATAGTATTTTCG CTCAGGCTCTGGTTGAAATGGGCGAGGCGATGAAGCAGATGGCGGACGTGAAATATTCTCTGGACGACAACATTAAACAAAACTTCCTGGAGCCTCTACACCATTTACAGACCAAAGACTTGAAAGAAGTAATG CATCACCGGAAAAAGCTTCAGGGACGAAGGCTGGACTTCGATTGCAAGCGGAGACGTCAAGCGAAAG ACGACGAAATTCGTCAAGCAGAAGAGAAATTTGCAGAGAGTCTCCATCTGGCACAATTGGGCATGTTCAACCTTTTGGAAAATGAT GTTGAACAAGTGGCACAGTTGGCAACATTTAGTGAAGGTCTCCTGGAGTACCATCAGCAGTGTACTGAGATTCTAAGAACACTAACAGAGACACTTTTGGAGAA GAAAGACGAGGCAGCGAACAAACcaaaaatggaatttataCCGAAGACATTGGCCGATTTACACGTCGATGCATTACCTACATCGGATGCTATGAACGGTGGGAACTTCTCCTTCCACG GGGCAAGTCGAGCCGGGTCTCCGATTCATGGGGATGGGAAGCGCTCGCAGCTCGAGCTATTTCCAGCCGGAAACCCGCCACAATCTGCCAATG CTTCGCCCTTGCCATCTCCGAGCAAATCGCCAGCCAGGACTCCGATAACAAGACAACCTTGCTGCACAGCTTTGTACGATTTCGAGGCAGAAAATCCTGGAGAACTCGGctttaaa GAAAACGATACGATCACTTTGACCAAGAAGATTGACGAGAACTGGTTCGAGGGTAGCCTGAACGGTCGTACGGGTTATTTCCCAGTAACTTACGTGCAAGTCGTAGTGCCATTACCTTAA
- the LOC132907395 gene encoding endophilin-A isoform X4, translated as MAFAGLKKQINKANQYMTEKMGGAEGTKLDVDFMDMERKTDVTYELVEELQMKTKEFLQPNPTARAKMAAVKGISKLSGQAKASTYPQPEGVLGDCMLTYGKKLGEDSIFAQALVEMGEAMKQMADVKYSLDDNIKQNFLEPLHHLQTKDLKEVMHHRKKLQGRRLDFDCKRRRQAKGSHVSDDEIRQAEEKFAESLHLAQLGMFNLLENDVEQVAQLATFSEGLLEYHQQCTEILRTLTETLLEKKDEAANKPKMEFIPKTLADLHVDALPTSDAMNGGNFSFHGASRAGSPIHGDGKRSQLELFPAGNPPQSANASPLPSPSKSPARTPITRQPCCTALYDFEAENPGELGFKENDTITLTKKIDENWFEGSLNGRTGYFPVTYVQVVVPLP; from the exons TACATGACAGAGAAGATGGGCGGAGCGGAAGGAACCAAGCTCGACGTCGACTTCATGGATATGGAGAGG AAAACGGATGTCACGTATGAGCTGGTGGAGGAGTTACaaatgaaaacgaaagagTTCCTTCAGCCAAATCCAACTGCAAGAGCGAAGATGGCCGCGGTCAAGGGTATCAGTAAGCTCAGCGGTCAGGCAAAAGCCTCGACTTACCCCCAACCAGAAGGTGTTCTCGGCGATTGCATGCTTACTTATGGAAAGAAATTGGGAGAGGATAGTATTTTCG CTCAGGCTCTGGTTGAAATGGGCGAGGCGATGAAGCAGATGGCGGACGTGAAATATTCTCTGGACGACAACATTAAACAAAACTTCCTGGAGCCTCTACACCATTTACAGACCAAAGACTTGAAAGAAGTAATG CATCACCGGAAAAAGCTTCAGGGACGAAGGCTGGACTTCGATTGCAAGCGGAGACGTCAAGCGAAAG GTTCTCACGTTTCAGACGACGAAATTCGTCAAGCAGAAGAGAAATTTGCAGAGAGTCTCCATCTGGCACAATTGGGCATGTTCAACCTTTTGGAAAATGAT GTTGAACAAGTGGCACAGTTGGCAACATTTAGTGAAGGTCTCCTGGAGTACCATCAGCAGTGTACTGAGATTCTAAGAACACTAACAGAGACACTTTTGGAGAA GAAAGACGAGGCAGCGAACAAACcaaaaatggaatttataCCGAAGACATTGGCCGATTTACACGTCGATGCATTACCTACATCGGATGCTATGAACGGTGGGAACTTCTCCTTCCACG GGGCAAGTCGAGCCGGGTCTCCGATTCATGGGGATGGGAAGCGCTCGCAGCTCGAGCTATTTCCAGCCGGAAACCCGCCACAATCTGCCAATG CTTCGCCCTTGCCATCTCCGAGCAAATCGCCAGCCAGGACTCCGATAACAAGACAACCTTGCTGCACAGCTTTGTACGATTTCGAGGCAGAAAATCCTGGAGAACTCGGctttaaa GAAAACGATACGATCACTTTGACCAAGAAGATTGACGAGAACTGGTTCGAGGGTAGCCTGAACGGTCGTACGGGTTATTTCCCAGTAACTTACGTGCAAGTCGTAGTGCCATTACCTTAA
- the LOC132907395 gene encoding endophilin-A isoform X6, whose product MAFAGLKKQINKANQYMTEKMGGAEGTKLDVDFMDMERKTDVTYELVEELQMKTKEFLQPNPTARAKMAAVKGISKLSGQAKASTYPQPEGVLGDCMLTYGKKLGEDSIFAQALVEMGEAMKQMADVKYSLDDNIKQNFLEPLHHLQTKDLKEVMHHRKKLQGRRLDFDCKRRRQAKGSHVSDDEIRQAEEKFAESLHLAQLGMFNLLENDVEQVAQLATFSEGLLEYHQQCTEILRTLTETLLEKKDEAANKPKMEFIPKTLADLHVDALPTSDAMNGASRAGSPIHGDGKRSQLELFPAGNPPQSANASPLPSPSKSPARTPITRQPCCTALYDFEAENPGELGFKENDTITLTKKIDENWFEGSLNGRTGYFPVTYVQVVVPLP is encoded by the exons TACATGACAGAGAAGATGGGCGGAGCGGAAGGAACCAAGCTCGACGTCGACTTCATGGATATGGAGAGG AAAACGGATGTCACGTATGAGCTGGTGGAGGAGTTACaaatgaaaacgaaagagTTCCTTCAGCCAAATCCAACTGCAAGAGCGAAGATGGCCGCGGTCAAGGGTATCAGTAAGCTCAGCGGTCAGGCAAAAGCCTCGACTTACCCCCAACCAGAAGGTGTTCTCGGCGATTGCATGCTTACTTATGGAAAGAAATTGGGAGAGGATAGTATTTTCG CTCAGGCTCTGGTTGAAATGGGCGAGGCGATGAAGCAGATGGCGGACGTGAAATATTCTCTGGACGACAACATTAAACAAAACTTCCTGGAGCCTCTACACCATTTACAGACCAAAGACTTGAAAGAAGTAATG CATCACCGGAAAAAGCTTCAGGGACGAAGGCTGGACTTCGATTGCAAGCGGAGACGTCAAGCGAAAG GTTCTCACGTTTCAGACGACGAAATTCGTCAAGCAGAAGAGAAATTTGCAGAGAGTCTCCATCTGGCACAATTGGGCATGTTCAACCTTTTGGAAAATGAT GTTGAACAAGTGGCACAGTTGGCAACATTTAGTGAAGGTCTCCTGGAGTACCATCAGCAGTGTACTGAGATTCTAAGAACACTAACAGAGACACTTTTGGAGAA GAAAGACGAGGCAGCGAACAAACcaaaaatggaatttataCCGAAGACATTGGCCGATTTACACGTCGATGCATTACCTACATCGGATGCTATGAACG GGGCAAGTCGAGCCGGGTCTCCGATTCATGGGGATGGGAAGCGCTCGCAGCTCGAGCTATTTCCAGCCGGAAACCCGCCACAATCTGCCAATG CTTCGCCCTTGCCATCTCCGAGCAAATCGCCAGCCAGGACTCCGATAACAAGACAACCTTGCTGCACAGCTTTGTACGATTTCGAGGCAGAAAATCCTGGAGAACTCGGctttaaa GAAAACGATACGATCACTTTGACCAAGAAGATTGACGAGAACTGGTTCGAGGGTAGCCTGAACGGTCGTACGGGTTATTTCCCAGTAACTTACGTGCAAGTCGTAGTGCCATTACCTTAA
- the LOC132907395 gene encoding endophilin-A isoform X7, translating to MAFAGLKKQINKANQYMTEKMGGAEGTKLDVDFMDMERKTDVTYELVEELQMKTKEFLQPNPTARAKMAAVKGISKLSGQAKASTYPQPEGVLGDCMLTYGKKLGEDSIFAQALVEMGEAMKQMADVKYSLDDNIKQNFLEPLHHLQTKDLKEVMHHRKKLQGRRLDFDCKRRRQAKATGKRSASPHFGSPVKSSSPYTGSHVSDDEIRQAEEKFAESLHLAQLGMFNLLENDVEQVAQLATFSEGLLEYHQQCTEILRTLTETLLEKKDEAANKPKMEFIPKTLADLHVDALPTSDAMNGGNFSFHASPLPSPSKSPARTPITRQPCCTALYDFEAENPGELGFKENDTITLTKKIDENWFEGSLNGRTGYFPVTYVQVVVPLP from the exons TACATGACAGAGAAGATGGGCGGAGCGGAAGGAACCAAGCTCGACGTCGACTTCATGGATATGGAGAGG AAAACGGATGTCACGTATGAGCTGGTGGAGGAGTTACaaatgaaaacgaaagagTTCCTTCAGCCAAATCCAACTGCAAGAGCGAAGATGGCCGCGGTCAAGGGTATCAGTAAGCTCAGCGGTCAGGCAAAAGCCTCGACTTACCCCCAACCAGAAGGTGTTCTCGGCGATTGCATGCTTACTTATGGAAAGAAATTGGGAGAGGATAGTATTTTCG CTCAGGCTCTGGTTGAAATGGGCGAGGCGATGAAGCAGATGGCGGACGTGAAATATTCTCTGGACGACAACATTAAACAAAACTTCCTGGAGCCTCTACACCATTTACAGACCAAAGACTTGAAAGAAGTAATG CATCACCGGAAAAAGCTTCAGGGACGAAGGCTGGACTTCGATTGCAAGCGGAGACGTCAAGCGAAAG CAACTGGAAAAAGATCAGCCAGTCCTCATTTTGGAAGTCCAGTGAAGTCTTCTTCACCATACACTG GTTCTCACGTTTCAGACGACGAAATTCGTCAAGCAGAAGAGAAATTTGCAGAGAGTCTCCATCTGGCACAATTGGGCATGTTCAACCTTTTGGAAAATGAT GTTGAACAAGTGGCACAGTTGGCAACATTTAGTGAAGGTCTCCTGGAGTACCATCAGCAGTGTACTGAGATTCTAAGAACACTAACAGAGACACTTTTGGAGAA GAAAGACGAGGCAGCGAACAAACcaaaaatggaatttataCCGAAGACATTGGCCGATTTACACGTCGATGCATTACCTACATCGGATGCTATGAACGGTGGGAACTTCTCCTTCCACG CTTCGCCCTTGCCATCTCCGAGCAAATCGCCAGCCAGGACTCCGATAACAAGACAACCTTGCTGCACAGCTTTGTACGATTTCGAGGCAGAAAATCCTGGAGAACTCGGctttaaa GAAAACGATACGATCACTTTGACCAAGAAGATTGACGAGAACTGGTTCGAGGGTAGCCTGAACGGTCGTACGGGTTATTTCCCAGTAACTTACGTGCAAGTCGTAGTGCCATTACCTTAA